The following proteins are encoded in a genomic region of Nicotiana sylvestris chromosome 4, ASM39365v2, whole genome shotgun sequence:
- the LOC138889730 gene encoding uncharacterized protein, whose product MVDPIVVDSLYQSCLVVLCGFETRVDLLLLSMVDFDIVLGMDWLFPYHAILDFHAKMVTLAMPGLPRVEWRGNLDCVPSRLVSFLKAHWMVVKGCDAYLSFVRDVSVDTPTVESFSVMKDYPDIFSVDLPSMPPDRDIDFGINLLSCTQSISNAPYRMAPTKLKELN is encoded by the coding sequence ATGGTAGATCCCATTGTTGTTGACAGTCTGTATCAGTCATGTTTAGTTGTTCtttgtggttttgagaccagagttgacctattgttgctcagtatggtagattttgatattgttttgggcatggactggttgtttccctatcatgctattcttgattttCATGCCAAGAtggtgacattggctatgccaggtttgccacgggttgagtggagGGGTAATTTGGATTGTGTTCCTAGCAGGTTGGTGTCTTTCCTTAAGGCACATTGGATGGTTGtgaaggggtgtgatgcatatctatcctttgtgagggatgttagtgttgaCACTCCTACCGTGGAGTCATTTTCGGTAATGAAGGATTATCCAGATATATTTTCGGTGGATCTTCcgagcatgccgcctgatagggatatcgattttggcaTTAACTTGTTGTCgtgcactcagtccatttctaatgcgccatatcgtatggccccaacgaagttgaaggagttaaattaG